Proteins encoded within one genomic window of Actinomycetota bacterium:
- the nuoE gene encoding NADH-quinone oxidoreductase subunit NuoE has product MSLSELTRSRAREIIARYPHARSALLPMLHLVQAEEGYVSADGIALCAEELALTTAEVSAVATFYTMYHKKPVGEYHIGVCINPGCGILGGDEIWNKLCQRLGIGNDEVTEDGKISLERIECQAACTHAPVMTANWEFLDNMTPETAVDVVEKLRTGQEVLSTRGPKIPTFKENELLLAGFDDGLTNEGVQADELMLAGLKRAKELGQSAPEVKP; this is encoded by the coding sequence ATGTCTCTTTCAGAACTGACTCGTAGCAGAGCTCGTGAAATCATTGCTCGTTACCCTCATGCTCGTTCGGCACTTCTGCCAATGTTGCATTTGGTGCAAGCTGAAGAAGGTTATGTAAGTGCAGATGGAATCGCACTGTGCGCCGAGGAGCTTGCTCTTACCACCGCAGAAGTATCAGCAGTGGCAACTTTTTACACGATGTATCACAAGAAACCAGTAGGCGAGTACCACATTGGTGTTTGTATTAATCCTGGCTGTGGCATTTTGGGTGGCGACGAAATTTGGAACAAACTCTGTCAGCGCCTCGGAATTGGCAATGATGAGGTAACGGAGGACGGAAAGATTTCCCTTGAGCGCATTGAATGTCAGGCTGCTTGTACTCATGCTCCGGTTATGACTGCAAACTGGGAATTCTTAGACAATATGACACCAGAGACCGCAGTTGATGTAGTTGAGAAACTTCGCACTGGCCAAGAAGTGCTAAGCACTCGTGGTCCCAAAATTCCAACTTTCAAGGAAAACGAACTGCTCCTGGCTGGTTTCGATGATGGTCTCACGAACGAAGGTGTTCAAGCAGACGAATTGATGTTGGCTGGCTTAAAGCGCGCTAAAGAACTTGGCCAAAGTGCGCCGGAGGTAAAGCCATGA